Below is a window of Paramagnetospirillum magneticum AMB-1 DNA.
ACCTGGGCCGCAACGACCTGGCCCATGTAGAGCCCGCCGACCTCACCCCCGACACGGTGGGCCGCGGGGCTCAGGAAGGCCTGCCGGAGGGCGCCGTCGCCGCCGCCGCCGCCCAGCAATTGGCGGTGGTCGAGAAGGTGGCGTCGCGCGGTTATGTGCGCTCGTCCAACCTGCTGTTCATGACCCGCTCCAGCGGCCCGACCTCGGTGTCGGCCGATATCTCGGGCGGTTCCATGCAGATCGCGGCCGCCGCCCAATCGGCGGTCAGCGTGGCGGTGAACGCCGAAGCCCTGATCCAGGAATTCGACGCCCGCGCCGAACAGATCCGCACGGCGCGCATGAAGGGCTATGAAGGCGATGCCTGCCCCGAATGCGGCAACTTCACCCTGGTGCGCAACGGCACCTGCCTGAAGTGCGACACCTGCGGCGGCACCACCGGCTGCTCGTAACCAGACAGAGGCGCGGACCCGAACTTAATCTCCTCGGTCCGCGCAACGAAGGGCTGGCTCTCCCCCCGGGGGGCCAGCCCTAATTCTTTGGAAAGGCGTTTCTGCCTCTCCCACCCCCCCCAAAAAAACGACCCCAGTCCGGCGGGCTGGGGTCAAATACGGGAGGGACTCGAACAACCCTCAGGCGGCCTGCCGTCGGGCGTGACGCTCGGCGATGGGCGCCAATAAGCCGGCCATGCCGGGGTAAAGCTTCATCAGGCGCCGGGCTTCCACCTCGGCTCCGTCGCCATCAACGGCCTGCCCCTTGGCCTCGGCATCCAGGTGAGACAGCAGGACGGCAACGTCGTCCCAGCAAAATGTCATGGCCCCCCTCCCGCTCCCAATTTAACCTGATCATATTATCATCAGACAAAGCGGGAGGAGTCCTACGACTCGTATCAATTTTCCATAATTTATGACGAAAGTTGGTGAGGCCTAGTGCATACCCTTTTCGGCGCCTGTGCGGGCAATGATCTCTGCCACCAGCTTGCCGTTTTTGCCCAACCAGTCGTCGAACTCTGCCACCAGTTCCGGCGCACCAACCGAGGACAGGCGATAGCTGTCGACCACATGCGGAAGGTTGGGGGCAAAGGCCAACCCCCCAGCCATCCCCGGAATGGAATCGGCCGTGTTGAGGGCCACCGCCACATTTCCATAGGCGCCATCGATGCGTCGCGTCTGCACCTGCCGCAATAATTGCTCGAAGGATGAGTTTTCCTTGAGTTCCACAGCGCCGGATTTAAGCCGCTCCCCCCAGGCAAAGGGGGTGAAGCCGGCGATGGTCCCCAGACTATGGATCCCCTCGACCCCCATGGCCGAGACCTCGGCGCGGACGATGGTGCCATCGATATAGTTAATAACCGGCTTTGAGAAGACCGGACTGCGCCCCTGGCGCAGGGCCGGTGCCCAATCCGGCGAATCGGGGAATTTGAGATCGATGCCGCCACGCCCCAATTCGGCATAGAGCCGCTTGACCGGCAAGGCCTGGAAGGTCAGGCGATGCCCCTTGGCCACGGCAAAGGCGTCAAGGATTTCCCGGGCCGCCCCCTGGAAATGCCCATCGCGGACACCGTAGACCGGGGAATAGTCAATGGCCTCGACCCCGATCACCAGATCGCGGGCAAGCGTGGGCGAGCCGGCCAGGCAGACCAGAGCCGCCGCTACGATACCGCTCTTCATCGGTCCCAAGACCATGCACACTTCTCCGCCATTGCCGGAGGGAATTGAACCATGTCGCCTCACCGTGATCAACCGTGACAAAACGTTACGCCGTTGACCGTTGTCAACACCATGTCAAAGCGACGACAATAGAATTCGGCAGCGTATCGGAATGATCGGGGAGAGAATTTGGTGAAACGGATCGTCGCAGCGGTGCTGCTGATGCTGGTCGCGGCCATGCCAGCCCAGGCCGATCCCCGTCCCTTTTCCCGAGGCTCGTGGCAAAGCCTTCTGCAGGCCCATGCCGGACGGCCGGTGGCGGTTCACTTCTGGTCGTTGACCTGTGCCCCTTGCCTGGTGGAATTGCCGCAATGGCGCGACACGGCTAAGGCCTCGGGCTTGGATGTGGTCCTGGTCTCCACCGATCCGCCCGAGGACTGGCCCAAGGTTGAGCGTACCCTGAAACGGGCTGGTCTGGACAAGGTAGAGAGCTGGGCCTTCGCCGATTCGTTCGTCGAAAAGCTGCGCTTCGAAATCGACCGCAACTGGGCGGGCGAGTTGCCCATGACCGTGCTGGTCTCGGCCACGGGCACCAGCGAATCCCGCACCGGAGCCGTCCGCCGCCAGGACGTGGAGTCCTGGCTGGGCCACTGACCGTGGCTACTGGAAACCCCCGCTTCGCGGCGGGCACCCGCCCTGACCCGTTCGGAGGCACAGCCTCCGAACCTCCAGTTTCTATTGATCTCAATGGATTAATAAACTGAAGGGTTCGGGAAGCTGTGCTTCCCGATTAGGGGATCGGGGGCAAAAGCCCCCGAAGTGGAGTCGGTCCGCCGCCTGCTAGCGCCGCCAGCCGGCCACGAAGCTGTCGACGTCACTGACGCCGATATCCTTCAGTTCGCGATGATCCAGTTCCACCAGTTCATCCCGCAGCCGCGCCCGCTCCATGTGGCGGGCCAGCGGAGCGATGATCCGGCTGTCCACCAGTTCGGCGATCAGGCCGAGAACGGAGCGGCCATCGGACACCGGGGCGGGAGCACAAGGCTGGACAGTGGGGGAAAGGGACATGGGACACCTGCTCTTGAATGACTTCAGGGAGCATATGGAATTATTGTGCGGCGCAACAATCCCCATAATTGCATGGGCCCATGACTCCGAC
It encodes the following:
- a CDS encoding TlpA disulfide reductase family protein translates to MKRIVAAVLLMLVAAMPAQADPRPFSRGSWQSLLQAHAGRPVAVHFWSLTCAPCLVELPQWRDTAKASGLDVVLVSTDPPEDWPKVERTLKRAGLDKVESWAFADSFVEKLRFEIDRNWAGELPMTVLVSATGTSESRTGAVRRQDVESWLGH
- a CDS encoding DUF1127 domain-containing protein, whose protein sequence is MSLSPTVQPCAPAPVSDGRSVLGLIAELVDSRIIAPLARHMERARLRDELVELDHRELKDIGVSDVDSFVAGWRR